In Oncorhynchus clarkii lewisi isolate Uvic-CL-2024 chromosome 2, UVic_Ocla_1.0, whole genome shotgun sequence, one DNA window encodes the following:
- the LOC139370153 gene encoding peroxisome proliferator-activated receptor alpha-like has product MASHYRPPSPLEDSVLGSPVCGDFLGGMEELQDIPQSIDGDALSSLDVPEYLSQSSNGSEGSTVLDALTPASSPSSGGYGAAAGLEEFSTTSLNLECRVCADRASGYHYGVHACEGCKGFFRRTIRLKLEYDKCERHCKIQKKNRNKCQYCRFQKCLSVGMSHNAIRFGRMPQSEKLKLKAEILTGDREVEDPQQADQKTLARHIYEAYLKNFNMNKAKARTILTGKTSTPPFVIHDMETLQLAEQTLVAKMVGTAGGHLLEKEAEVRIFHCCQCTSVETVTELTEFAKSVPGFSSLDLNDQVTLLKYGVYEALFALLASCMNKDGLLVAYGSGFITREFLKSLRRPFSDMMEPKFQFAMKFNGLELDDSDLALFVAAIICCGDRPGLVNVTHIECMQENIVQVLQLHLLANHPDDTFLFPNLLQKLADLRQLVTEHAQLVQEIKKTEDTSLHPLLQEIYRDMY; this is encoded by the exons ATGGCGAGCCACTACCGGCCGCCGTCCCCCCTGGAGGATTCGGTGCTGGGCAGCCCGGTGTGTGGGGACTTCCTTGGGGGCATGGAGGAGCTGCAGGACATCCCCCAGTCCATCGACGGTGACGCCCTCAGCTCCTTGGACGTCCCTGAGTACCTGTCCCAGTCGAGTAACGGCTCTGAAGGATCCACCGTTCTAG atGCTCTGACCCCAGCATCCAGCCCGTCGTCAGGGGGGTATGGGGCGGCTGCAGGGCTGGAGGAgttctccaccacctctctcaaCCTGGAGTGTCGGGTGTGTGCCGACCGCGCCTCCGGATACCACTACGGAGTTCACGCCTGTGAGGGCTGCAAG GGTTTCTTTCGGCGGACCATCCGCCTGAAGCTGGAATATGACAAGTGTGAGCGTCACTGTAAGATACAGAAGAAGAACCGGAACAAGTGCCAATACTGCCGCTTTCAGAAGTGCCTGTCTGTGGGCATGTCCCACAATG CGATCCGTTTTGGTCGGATGCCCCAGTCTGAGAAGCTGAAGCTGAAGGCAGAGATCCTGACAGGTGACAGGGAGGTGGAGGACCCCCAGCAGGCCGACCAGAAGACTTTGGCCAGGCACATTTATGAGGCCTACCTCAAGAACTTCAACATGAACAAGGCCAAAGCCCGCACCATCCTCACTGGCAAGACGAGCACTCCA CCTTTCGTCATCCATGACATGGAGACCCTCCAGCTGGCAGAGCAGACCCTGGTGGCTAAGATGGTGGGCACGGCCGGTGGCCATCTGCTTGAGAAGGAGGCTGAGGTCCGCATCTTCCACTGCTGCCAGTGCACCTCCGTAGAGACGGTCACAGAGCTAACCGAGTTCGCCAAGTCTGTCCCCGGCTTCTCCAGCCTGGACCTGAACGACCAGGTGACTCTGCTGAAGTACGGCGTGTATGAGGCACTGTTCGCCCTGCTGGCATCGTGTATGAACAAGGATGGCCTCCTGGTGGCCTACGGATCGGGCTTCATCACCAGGGAGTTCCTCAAGAGTCTGAGGAGGCCCTTCAGCGACATGATGGAGCCAAAGTTTCAGTTCGCCATGAAGTTCAACGGGCTGGAGCTGGATGACAGTGACCTGGCTCTGTTTGTGGCTGCCATCATCTGCtgtggag ACCGCCCTGGCCTGGTGAACGTGACCCACATTGAGTGCATGCAGGAGAACATTGTTCAGGTGCTGCAGCTCCACCTGCTGGCCAACCACCCAGACGACACCTTCCTCTTCCCCAATCTGCTGCAGAAACTTGCCGACCTCCGTCAACTGGTCACCGAGCATGCACAGTTGGTCCAGGAGATCAAGAAGACAGAGGACACGTCACTCCACCCCCTGCTGCAGGAGATCTATAGGGACATGTACTGA